One genomic window of Ottowia oryzae includes the following:
- the smc gene encoding chromosome segregation protein SMC has translation MRLNSIKLSGFKSFAEPTNFMLPGQLVGVVGPNGCGKSNIMDAVRWVLGESKASELRGESMQDVIFNGTTNRKPASRSSVELVFDNADHRAGGQWSQFTEISVKRVLTRDGTSSYYINNQPVRRRDVQDVFLGTGLGPRAYAIIGQGTISRIIESRPEELRLFLEEAAGVSKYKERRRETENRLSDTRENLTRVEDILRELNTNLDKLEKQAEVAQRYQSMQASASLKQNQLWFLKRAEAEEGQVRLKAEAEKAVNDLESRVADLRHIEADLEAVRQGHYAAGDQVNRAQGLLYEASAEVGRLEAEIRFVVEGRQRAEQRTLQLKEQLAQWAERKAEAEAEIENLAANAVEAEDQQITLAAQLEEQQQALPDLEDALRRAQAQSTEQRSAVAQVQQQIQVLAAEQRGMEEQSRQLNQRRERLSTDKNALAAPDEQRLLNLQEQLAAAQEAHEVADARLQELQDSVPQLDEARRTAQQAVNTETARQSDLSARLDALKTLQDKVKTDGKLQPWLKKHGLDGLQGLWSRIHVEPGWENALEAALRERMAALEVGRIETVKAFANDAPPAKLAFYSPPSGAPAESSGALPRLADLLRLHDASQKALLSDWLAGCYTAPSLEEALAQRGQLQAGEVIYVASGHGVSANSVSFYAPDSEQAGLLARAQEIENLEKQLRAQQLISEEARSALVRAEAAYSDASQRLVGSRREAGEAQQRAHELQVETLRLTQLAEQTRARSEQIAGDLAEVDAGLEELQERRVTAEARFEELDMQLADTQERHAQLDERVIEAERKLAEAREQQRALERQAQEATFAQRSLEARRAELARTIDTAASQSASIEAEQQRASEELTRLTDAAAQAGLQAALSLKLEREQALGAQRSIYDDLTAKLRASDEKRLSLERELDPLRQRITDFQLKEQAARLGTEQYTQLLTDAEADLDAVARSIDEGNVRLTGLQGEIDRLHREVQALGAVNLAALDELTTARERKTFLDAQSADLTEAMTTLEDAIKKIDGETRDLLGNTFNTVNEHFGRMFPELFGGGQAKLVMTGEEILDSGVQVMAQPPGKKNQTIHLLSGGEKALTAIALVFAIFQLNPAPFCLLDEVDAPLDDANTERYAKLVTKMSGQGTQFLFISHNKIAMEMAEQLIGVTMQEQGVSRIVAVDMESAVGMAET, from the coding sequence GTGCGACTCAACTCGATCAAGCTTTCGGGCTTCAAGTCCTTTGCCGAGCCCACCAATTTCATGCTGCCCGGGCAGCTGGTCGGCGTGGTGGGGCCCAATGGCTGCGGCAAGTCCAACATCATGGACGCGGTGCGCTGGGTGCTGGGCGAATCGAAGGCGTCCGAGCTGCGTGGCGAATCCATGCAGGACGTCATCTTCAACGGCACCACCAACCGCAAGCCGGCCAGCCGTTCGTCGGTCGAGCTGGTCTTTGACAACGCCGACCACCGCGCCGGCGGCCAGTGGAGCCAATTCACCGAGATTTCCGTCAAGCGCGTGCTGACGCGCGACGGTACCAGCAGCTACTACATCAACAACCAGCCGGTGCGCCGGCGCGATGTGCAGGACGTGTTCCTCGGCACCGGCCTTGGGCCCCGCGCCTACGCCATCATCGGCCAGGGCACCATCAGCCGCATCATTGAAAGCCGGCCCGAAGAGCTTCGGCTGTTTCTGGAAGAGGCTGCGGGCGTCAGCAAATACAAGGAACGCCGCCGCGAGACGGAAAACCGCCTGTCGGATACGCGCGAAAACCTCACGCGGGTGGAAGACATCCTGCGCGAGCTGAACACCAACCTGGACAAGCTCGAAAAGCAGGCGGAAGTTGCCCAGCGGTACCAAAGCATGCAGGCGTCGGCGTCGCTCAAGCAGAACCAGCTATGGTTTTTGAAGCGCGCCGAGGCTGAAGAGGGGCAGGTCAGGCTCAAAGCCGAGGCGGAAAAGGCCGTCAACGACCTCGAATCGCGCGTGGCCGACCTGCGCCACATCGAAGCCGATCTGGAGGCCGTGCGCCAAGGCCATTACGCGGCCGGCGATCAGGTCAACCGCGCGCAGGGCCTGCTGTACGAGGCCAGTGCCGAGGTGGGCCGGCTGGAGGCGGAGATCCGCTTCGTCGTCGAAGGCCGCCAGCGCGCCGAGCAGCGCACGCTGCAGCTCAAAGAGCAACTGGCCCAGTGGGCCGAGCGCAAGGCAGAGGCTGAAGCAGAAATCGAAAACCTGGCCGCCAACGCCGTCGAGGCGGAAGACCAGCAGATCACCCTGGCGGCGCAGCTGGAAGAGCAGCAGCAAGCCTTGCCTGACCTGGAAGACGCGCTGCGCCGTGCGCAGGCGCAGTCCACCGAGCAGCGCAGCGCCGTCGCGCAGGTGCAGCAGCAGATTCAGGTGCTGGCGGCCGAGCAGCGCGGCATGGAAGAGCAATCGCGCCAGCTGAACCAGCGGCGCGAGCGGCTTTCCACCGATAAGAACGCCCTGGCCGCCCCAGACGAGCAGCGTTTGCTCAACCTGCAAGAACAACTGGCGGCCGCCCAAGAGGCGCACGAAGTGGCCGACGCGCGCCTGCAAGAGCTGCAAGACAGCGTGCCGCAACTGGACGAAGCCCGCCGCACCGCGCAACAGGCGGTGAACACTGAGACCGCGCGGCAAAGCGATTTGTCGGCGCGGCTGGACGCCCTCAAAACGCTGCAAGACAAGGTCAAGACCGACGGCAAGCTGCAACCCTGGCTGAAAAAGCACGGACTGGACGGCTTGCAAGGCCTGTGGAGTCGAATCCACGTCGAGCCGGGCTGGGAAAACGCCCTCGAAGCCGCGCTGCGCGAGCGTATGGCCGCTCTCGAAGTGGGCCGCATCGAAACGGTCAAGGCCTTCGCCAACGACGCGCCGCCGGCCAAGCTGGCCTTTTACAGCCCACCCAGCGGTGCGCCTGCCGAAAGCAGCGGCGCGCTGCCCCGCCTGGCCGATCTGCTGCGCCTGCACGACGCCAGCCAAAAAGCCTTGCTGAGCGACTGGCTGGCGGGCTGCTACACGGCGCCGTCGCTGGAAGAAGCGCTGGCGCAGCGCGGCCAGCTGCAAGCCGGCGAGGTGATTTACGTGGCCAGTGGGCACGGCGTCAGCGCGAACAGCGTCAGCTTCTACGCGCCCGATTCCGAGCAGGCCGGCCTGCTGGCGCGTGCGCAAGAAATCGAGAACCTGGAAAAGCAGCTGCGCGCCCAACAGCTGATCAGCGAAGAAGCGCGCAGCGCGCTGGTCAGGGCCGAGGCGGCGTACAGCGATGCGTCGCAGCGCCTCGTGGGTTCGCGCCGCGAAGCCGGAGAAGCCCAGCAGCGCGCGCACGAGCTGCAGGTTGAAACCCTGCGCCTGACGCAGCTGGCCGAGCAGACGCGCGCACGCAGCGAGCAGATCGCCGGCGATCTGGCCGAGGTGGATGCCGGCCTGGAAGAGCTGCAAGAGCGCCGCGTGACCGCCGAAGCGCGCTTTGAAGAGCTGGACATGCAGCTGGCCGACACGCAAGAGCGCCACGCCCAGCTGGACGAGCGCGTCATCGAGGCCGAGCGGAAACTGGCCGAGGCGCGCGAGCAGCAACGCGCGCTGGAGCGGCAGGCGCAGGAAGCCACCTTCGCCCAGCGCAGCCTGGAAGCGCGCCGCGCCGAGCTCGCCCGCACCATCGATACCGCTGCCAGCCAGAGCGCCAGCATCGAAGCCGAACAGCAGCGCGCCAGCGAAGAACTGACGCGCCTGACCGACGCCGCCGCCCAGGCGGGGCTGCAGGCCGCGCTGTCGCTCAAGCTGGAGCGCGAACAGGCGCTGGGCGCTCAGCGCAGCATCTACGACGATCTGACCGCCAAGCTGCGCGCGTCCGACGAAAAGCGCTTGTCGCTGGAGCGCGAGCTGGACCCGCTGCGCCAGCGCATCACCGATTTCCAGCTGAAAGAGCAGGCCGCGCGCCTGGGCACTGAGCAGTACACCCAGCTGTTGACCGACGCCGAGGCCGATCTGGATGCGGTGGCCCGTTCCATCGACGAAGGCAACGTGCGGCTGACCGGCCTGCAAGGCGAAATCGACCGCCTGCACCGCGAAGTGCAGGCGCTGGGCGCCGTCAACCTGGCCGCACTCGACGAGTTGACCACCGCACGCGAGCGCAAGACCTTCCTGGACGCTCAATCGGCCGACCTGACCGAGGCGATGACCACGCTGGAAGACGCCATCAAGAAAATCGACGGCGAGACGCGCGACCTGCTGGGCAACACTTTCAACACCGTCAACGAGCACTTTGGCCGGATGTTCCCTGAGCTGTTCGGCGGCGGGCAGGCCAAGCTGGTGATGACCGGCGAAGAGATTCTGGATTCCGGCGTGCAGGTGATGGCGCAGCCGCCGGGCAAGAAGAACCAGACCATCCACCTGCTGTCGGGTGGCGAGAAGGCGCTGACCGCCATCGCGCTGGTGTTTGCCATCTTCCAGCTCAACCCCGCGCCGTTCTGTTTGCTGGACGAGGTGGATGCGCCGCTGGACGACGCCAACACCGAGCGCTATGCCAAGCTGGTCACCAAGATGAGCGGGCAGGGCACGCAGTTCCTCTTCATCAGCCACAACAAGATCGCGATGGAGATGGCCGAGCAGCTGATCGGCGTCACCATGCAGGAGCAGGGCGTGTCGCGCATCGTGGCGGTCGATATGGAGTCGGCCGTGGGCATGGCGGAGACATGA
- the dapC gene encoding succinyldiaminopimelate transaminase, translated as MNPLLSQLQPYPFERLRKLFEGVTPNPAYRPISLGIGEPKHATPQFIQDALAADLATGLSGYPPTAGTPALREACAGWLQRRYGVAVDAATQVIPVLGSREALFSLAQTVIDPTRPGATVVCPNPFYQIYEGAALLAGAQTHYVASDPARNFAPRWDQVPDEVWARTQLVYVCSPGNPTGAVMPLEEWQLLFELSDRHGFVIASDECYSEIYFQGEPPLGGLQAAMALGRTDFRRLVMLTSLSKRSNVPGMRSGFVAGDAQVIKPFLLYRTYHGSAMSPVVATASIAAWGDETHVEDNRRQYREKFARVTPMLESVMDVRLPDAAFYLWAGVPAAWNSSDTDFARELLAQYNVTVLPGSYLARDAGGANPGRGRVRMALVADTDECVEAAERIVQFIQSKA; from the coding sequence ATGAACCCCTTGCTCTCCCAGCTGCAACCCTACCCTTTCGAGCGGCTGCGCAAATTGTTCGAGGGCGTCACGCCCAACCCGGCCTACCGTCCCATCAGCCTGGGCATTGGCGAGCCGAAACACGCCACGCCGCAATTCATCCAGGATGCGCTGGCGGCCGACCTGGCCACGGGGCTTTCGGGTTACCCGCCGACGGCCGGTACACCTGCCCTGCGCGAAGCCTGCGCGGGATGGCTCCAACGCCGCTACGGGGTGGCTGTGGACGCAGCCACTCAAGTCATCCCGGTACTGGGTTCGCGCGAGGCGCTGTTCTCGCTGGCGCAAACAGTGATCGACCCCACGCGGCCGGGCGCCACCGTGGTCTGCCCCAACCCGTTCTACCAAATCTACGAAGGCGCGGCGCTGCTGGCCGGTGCGCAAACACACTACGTGGCCAGCGACCCGGCGCGCAACTTCGCACCACGTTGGGACCAGGTGCCCGATGAGGTTTGGGCCCGCACGCAGCTGGTGTACGTGTGTTCACCCGGCAACCCCACGGGCGCGGTGATGCCTCTGGAGGAATGGCAGCTGCTGTTTGAGCTGAGCGACCGCCACGGCTTTGTCATCGCGTCCGACGAGTGCTACAGCGAGATTTACTTCCAGGGCGAGCCGCCCCTGGGTGGCCTGCAGGCCGCAATGGCGCTGGGCCGCACCGATTTCCGCCGGCTGGTCATGCTGACCAGCCTGTCCAAGCGCAGCAACGTGCCGGGGATGCGCTCGGGCTTCGTAGCGGGCGACGCCCAGGTCATCAAGCCATTCCTGCTGTACCGCACCTACCACGGCAGCGCCATGAGCCCCGTGGTGGCCACCGCCAGCATCGCGGCCTGGGGCGACGAAACCCATGTGGAAGACAACCGCCGCCAGTACCGCGAGAAGTTTGCGCGCGTGACGCCCATGCTGGAATCGGTGATGGACGTGCGCCTGCCCGACGCGGCCTTCTACCTCTGGGCCGGCGTGCCCGCGGCGTGGAATAGTTCCGACACCGACTTCGCCCGTGAGCTGCTCGCTCAATACAATGTGACGGTTTTGCCCGGCAGCTACCTCGCGCGCGACGCGGGCGGCGCCAATCCGGGCCGGGGCCGCGTGCGCATGGCGCTGGTCGCCGACACCGACGAATGCGTGGAGGCCGCCGAGCGCATCGTCCAGTTCATCCAATCCAAAGCCTGA
- the dapD gene encoding 2,3,4,5-tetrahydropyridine-2,6-dicarboxylate N-succinyltransferase: MTQALQQTIDAAWENRADLSPVTASAEVASAVEQVIAQLNNGQLRVATREGVGQWTVHQWIKKAVLLSFRLKGNETIRAGELAFFDKVQTKFSDLDEAAMRASGVRVVPPAVARHGSYIGNGAVLMPSYVNIGAYVGEGTMVDTWATVGSCAQIGKNVHLSGGVGIGGVLEPLQAGPTIIEDNCFIGARSEVVEGVIVEENSVLGMGVYLGQSTPIFNRETGEISYGRVPSGSVVVSGNLPKKTAGGQDYSMYAAIIVKTVDAQTRSKTSINDLLRP, encoded by the coding sequence ATGACCCAAGCACTGCAACAAACCATCGACGCCGCGTGGGAAAACCGCGCCGACCTCTCGCCCGTCACCGCATCCGCCGAAGTCGCGAGCGCCGTCGAGCAGGTGATCGCCCAGCTGAACAACGGCCAGCTGCGCGTGGCCACCCGCGAAGGCGTGGGCCAGTGGACGGTGCATCAGTGGATCAAGAAGGCCGTGCTGCTGTCTTTCCGCCTCAAGGGCAATGAAACCATCCGCGCGGGCGAGCTGGCCTTCTTCGACAAGGTGCAAACCAAGTTTTCCGATCTGGACGAGGCGGCCATGCGCGCCTCGGGCGTGCGCGTGGTGCCGCCCGCCGTGGCGCGCCACGGCAGCTACATCGGCAACGGCGCCGTGCTGATGCCCAGCTACGTGAACATCGGCGCCTACGTGGGCGAAGGCACCATGGTCGACACCTGGGCCACCGTGGGCAGCTGCGCCCAGATCGGCAAGAACGTGCACCTGTCTGGTGGCGTAGGCATCGGCGGCGTGCTGGAGCCGCTGCAGGCCGGCCCCACCATCATTGAAGACAACTGCTTCATCGGCGCGCGCTCAGAAGTGGTCGAAGGCGTGATCGTCGAAGAAAACTCGGTGCTGGGCATGGGCGTGTACCTGGGCCAGAGCACCCCGATCTTCAACCGCGAAACCGGCGAGATCAGCTACGGCCGCGTGCCCTCCGGCAGCGTGGTGGTCAGCGGCAACCTGCCCAAGAAAACCGCCGGCGGCCAGGACTACAGCATGTACGCCGCCATCATCGTCAAGACCGTGGACGCGCAAACGCGCAGCAAGACCAGCATCAACGACCTGCTGCGCCCCTGA
- a CDS encoding PilT/PilU family type 4a pilus ATPase, whose translation MPAAPQSMMERILYLMAEKQASDVYLSAHAPATIKINGVCHPINTQLLPPEAVMNLLIDVVPPNRIEELRESGELNMALPIEGVGNFRLSAMRQRGTYAAVIRFISPHIPPFDSLNLPPVLKTLVMEKRGLILMVGATGAGKSTSLASMLDHRNRLVSGHILTIEDPIEYVFTNRKSLINQREVGTDTGALQTGLKNALRQAPDVIMIGEIRDRETMSSAIAYAQSGHLCLATLHANNSYQALNRILSFYPVEVRPTLLGDLASALKSIVSQRLVRTVDGGRTPAVEVMLNTKLVADLIEKSDFSGVKEAMDNSIAEGSQTFEHDLARLINAGRVERQEGLVHADSPTNLLWRLQNDTARVTANKPQEEEAVSNEPSFTEITLDVPAMNRRSFARTGYGDSGFSQSGYSDSKLGGFTDSRLGGG comes from the coding sequence ATGCCCGCCGCACCGCAATCGATGATGGAACGCATCCTGTACCTGATGGCCGAGAAGCAGGCTTCGGATGTGTACCTTTCCGCGCACGCACCGGCCACCATCAAGATCAACGGCGTGTGCCACCCGATCAACACGCAGCTGTTGCCGCCCGAGGCGGTGATGAATCTGCTGATCGACGTGGTGCCGCCCAACCGCATCGAAGAGCTGCGTGAGAGCGGCGAGCTGAACATGGCGCTGCCCATCGAAGGCGTGGGCAACTTCCGTCTGTCGGCCATGCGCCAGCGCGGCACTTACGCCGCGGTGATCCGCTTCATCAGCCCCCATATTCCGCCGTTCGACTCGCTGAACCTGCCGCCCGTGCTGAAGACTCTGGTGATGGAAAAGCGCGGCCTGATCCTGATGGTGGGGGCCACCGGCGCCGGCAAATCCACTTCGCTCGCTTCGATGCTGGACCACCGCAACCGGCTGGTTTCGGGCCACATCCTGACGATCGAAGACCCGATCGAATATGTGTTCACCAACCGCAAGTCGCTGATCAACCAGCGCGAGGTGGGCACCGACACCGGCGCCTTGCAGACCGGCCTGAAGAATGCGCTGCGCCAGGCGCCCGACGTGATCATGATCGGCGAGATTCGCGACCGCGAAACGATGTCCTCGGCCATCGCCTACGCACAGTCGGGCCACCTGTGCCTGGCCACGCTGCACGCCAACAACAGCTACCAGGCGCTCAACCGCATCTTGAGCTTCTACCCGGTTGAAGTGCGGCCTACCCTGCTGGGGGATTTGGCCTCGGCGCTCAAATCCATCGTGTCGCAGCGCCTGGTGCGCACGGTGGACGGCGGGCGCACACCCGCGGTCGAGGTGATGCTGAACACCAAGCTGGTGGCCGACCTGATCGAGAAGAGCGATTTCTCCGGCGTGAAGGAAGCCATGGACAACTCCATCGCCGAAGGCTCTCAAACCTTCGAGCATGACCTGGCGCGCCTCATCAATGCGGGCCGTGTGGAGCGTCAGGAAGGCCTGGTGCACGCCGATTCGCCCACCAACCTGCTCTGGCGCCTGCAGAACGACACGGCCCGCGTGACGGCCAACAAGCCGCAGGAAGAGGAAGCCGTCAGCAACGAGCCCTCTTTCACCGAAATCACGCTGGACGTGCCTGCCATGAACCGGCGCAGCTTTGCGCGCACCGGCTACGGCGACAGCGGTTTCAGCCAATCGGGCTACTCCGACTCCAAGCTCGGCGGTTTTACCGACTCGCGCCTGGGCGGCGGTTGA
- the dapE gene encoding succinyl-diaminopimelate desuccinylase yields MSAAPSATRALAEALIARPSVTPQDAGCIDLLAARLAPLGFVNEIIDSGPDSFRVRNLWSKRPAALSAPASAAIKTIVFAGHTDVVPTGPLAQWASDPFTPTERDGKLFGRGASDMKTSIAAFVVATEQFLAAHPDAPLNIALLLTSDEEGPALDGTVVVCEALKSRGEVLDYCIVGEPTSVNHTGDMIKNGRRGTLSGRLAVKGIQGHIAYPHLAKNPIHELAPALAELVAIEWDKGNDFFPPTSWQVSNIHGGTGASNIIPGQVVVDFNFRFSTESTPESLQQRLEAVLAKHGLDYDLKWTLGGRPFLTPPGTLVQAVQAAIRAETGLDTGLSTTGGTSDGRFIAQICPQVIELGPPNASIHKIDEHIAVADIEPLTAIYRRVLENLAALPAAA; encoded by the coding sequence ATGTCTGCAGCACCCAGCGCCACGCGCGCCCTCGCTGAAGCGCTGATCGCCCGGCCCTCCGTCACGCCGCAAGACGCGGGCTGCATCGACCTGCTGGCCGCCAGGCTGGCGCCCCTGGGCTTCGTCAACGAAATCATCGACAGCGGGCCCGACAGCTTCCGTGTGCGCAATTTGTGGTCAAAACGACCTGCAGCGCTTTCCGCACCTGCGTCAGCAGCTATAAAAACCATAGTATTCGCGGGCCATACCGACGTGGTGCCCACCGGCCCGCTGGCGCAGTGGGCCAGCGACCCCTTCACGCCCACCGAGCGCGATGGCAAGCTGTTCGGCCGCGGCGCCAGCGACATGAAGACCTCGATCGCCGCGTTCGTGGTGGCCACCGAGCAATTCCTGGCCGCGCACCCCGATGCGCCCTTGAACATCGCCCTGCTGCTCACCAGCGACGAAGAAGGCCCGGCGCTGGACGGCACCGTGGTGGTGTGCGAGGCACTGAAAAGCCGCGGTGAAGTGCTGGATTACTGCATCGTGGGCGAGCCCACTAGCGTGAACCACACTGGCGACATGATCAAGAACGGCCGCCGCGGCACGCTGTCGGGCCGGCTAGCGGTCAAGGGCATCCAGGGCCACATCGCCTACCCGCACCTCGCAAAAAACCCGATTCATGAGCTGGCGCCCGCGCTGGCCGAGTTGGTCGCCATCGAGTGGGACAAGGGCAACGACTTCTTCCCGCCCACCAGCTGGCAGGTCAGCAACATCCACGGCGGCACCGGCGCCAGCAACATCATTCCGGGCCAGGTCGTGGTGGATTTCAACTTCCGCTTCAGCACCGAATCCACGCCCGAATCGCTGCAGCAACGGCTGGAAGCGGTGCTGGCCAAGCACGGGCTCGACTACGACCTGAAATGGACGCTGGGCGGCCGCCCCTTCCTCACGCCGCCCGGCACACTGGTGCAGGCGGTGCAGGCCGCCATCCGCGCCGAAACGGGGCTGGATACCGGGCTTTCCACCACGGGCGGCACCAGCGACGGGCGCTTCATCGCGCAGATCTGCCCGCAGGTGATCGAGCTGGGCCCGCCCAACGCCAGCATCCACAAGATCGACGAGCACATCGCCGTGGCCGACATCGAGCCGCTGACGGCCATCTACCGCCGCGTGCTGGAAAACCTGGCCGCGCTGCCAGCGGCCGCATGA
- the prmB gene encoding 50S ribosomal protein L3 N(5)-glutamine methyltransferase, which produces MTLAELIADTERALTAAGVGFGHGTTNAHDEAAWLVLHAVGLPLHTDFTDSKQNQDLAPEQLGQAATLLRARTESRKPLAYLIGEAWLQGVPFTVDERAIVPRSLIAEVIADGSVDPWLGDKTHRVLDLCTGNGSLAVLAAMAWPDVQVDAADLSPDALAVAALNVQRHALTNRIRLIESDGLARCDGPYDLMLCNPPYVNAQSMATLPAEYLAEPELALAGGADGMDFVRQLIEAAPQHLSAQGVLVLEIGNERAHFEAAFPTLNPVWLETSAGGDAVLLLTRQALRA; this is translated from the coding sequence ATGACGCTGGCCGAGCTGATCGCCGACACCGAACGCGCCCTGACCGCCGCGGGCGTGGGCTTTGGCCACGGCACCACCAACGCGCACGACGAGGCCGCCTGGCTGGTGCTGCACGCCGTGGGCCTGCCGCTGCATACGGACTTCACCGATTCCAAGCAAAACCAGGATCTGGCGCCCGAGCAGCTTGGGCAGGCAGCTACGCTTTTAAGAGCAAGAACCGAATCCCGAAAACCCCTGGCCTACCTGATTGGCGAGGCCTGGCTGCAAGGCGTGCCGTTCACGGTGGACGAACGCGCCATCGTCCCGCGCAGCCTGATCGCCGAAGTGATCGCCGATGGCAGCGTGGATCCGTGGCTGGGCGACAAGACGCACCGCGTGCTGGACCTGTGCACCGGCAACGGCAGCCTGGCCGTGCTGGCCGCGATGGCATGGCCGGACGTGCAAGTGGACGCGGCCGATCTGTCGCCCGATGCGCTGGCCGTGGCCGCCCTCAACGTGCAGCGCCACGCGCTGACGAACCGCATCCGCCTGATCGAATCCGACGGGCTGGCGCGGTGCGACGGGCCTTACGACCTGATGCTGTGCAACCCGCCCTACGTCAACGCGCAAAGCATGGCGACGCTGCCGGCGGAATACCTGGCGGAGCCAGAACTGGCTTTGGCAGGCGGCGCCGACGGCATGGATTTTGTGCGCCAGCTGATCGAAGCTGCTCCGCAGCACCTCAGTGCGCAAGGCGTGCTGGTGCTGGAAATCGGCAACGAGCGTGCGCATTTCGAGGCCGCCTTCCCCACATTGAACCCGGTGTGGCTGGAGACCAGCGCGGGCGGCGACGCGGTGCTGCTGCTGACCCGCCAGGCCTTGCGTGCCTGA
- a CDS encoding NUDIX hydrolase: MPDPVGVPGTQVAPDRRTGAEMAASSSAAAWSLSDALRDQIRAALSRFAVQAVHAPEGTPRAAVTLTVLDEGLGADVHGIAAPARWSDAAALLLTRRAAHLKRHAGQWALPGGRIEPGESPEQAALRELHEEVGLAPHRVQVLGRLDDYATRSGFVITPIVVWAGAVPALAPDANEVASTHRIPLTELLRPDAPLLDASEHSPHPVLRMPVGTSWIAAPTTALLYQFREVCLRGQATRVAHFDQPQFAWR; encoded by the coding sequence GTGCCTGACCCGGTTGGCGTGCCGGGCACCCAGGTAGCGCCTGATCGCCGCACCGGCGCAGAGATGGCCGCATCCAGCAGCGCGGCGGCATGGTCCTTGTCCGACGCCCTGCGCGACCAGATCCGGGCCGCCCTGAGCCGCTTCGCCGTGCAAGCGGTCCACGCGCCGGAGGGCACGCCACGCGCCGCGGTCACCCTGACCGTGCTGGACGAAGGACTCGGCGCCGACGTGCACGGCATCGCCGCACCCGCGCGCTGGAGCGACGCCGCCGCCTTGCTGCTCACCCGGCGCGCCGCGCACCTGAAGCGCCACGCAGGCCAATGGGCGCTGCCCGGCGGGCGCATCGAGCCCGGCGAATCGCCCGAGCAGGCGGCGCTGCGCGAGCTGCACGAAGAAGTCGGCCTGGCCCCCCACCGTGTGCAGGTGCTGGGGCGGCTGGACGACTACGCCACGCGATCCGGCTTCGTGATCACGCCCATCGTCGTATGGGCGGGCGCGGTGCCCGCTCTGGCGCCCGACGCGAACGAAGTCGCCAGCACCCACCGCATTCCCTTGACTGAACTCCTGCGGCCCGACGCGCCGCTGCTGGACGCGAGCGAGCATTCGCCCCACCCCGTGCTGCGCATGCCCGTAGGCACGAGCTGGATCGCCGCGCCCACCACCGCCTTGCTGTACCAGTTTCGCGAAGTCTGCCTGCGCGGCCAGGCCACCCGCGTGGCGCATTTCGACCAACCGCAGTTTGCCTGGCGCTGA